One window from the genome of Anopheles merus strain MAF chromosome 3R, AmerM5.1, whole genome shotgun sequence encodes:
- the LOC121595475 gene encoding zinc metalloproteinase nas-7-like — MIIVDTCVFRFRTILVIGLVIAMRQCSGQLYRSESAEVGRRVENYDSRYQQQPAHELGFGYYYQGDIMLPTEPKGQDRLSVAEEYTSTVWPNGIVPYYFTPNTFSPNEIFTIERAMQVFHAKTCIRFVPRRLETPYYVQITNRPTGCYSFVGRSLNNSRNLMNLQTPACLTGGTPMHEMMHVLGFFHERIHSMRAI; from the exons ATGATTATCGTAGACACATGCGTGTTTCGGTTTAGAACGATTCTAGTGATCGGTTTAGTGATCGCGATGAGACAGTGCTCCGGGCAGTTGTATCGATCGGAGAGCGCTGAAGTAG GTCGACGGGTTGAAAACTATGACAGCcggtaccagcagcagccggcacACGAGCTTGGCTTCGGGTACTACTACCAGGGTGATATTATGTTGCCGACCGAGCCCAAAGGCCAGGACCGGCTTTCGGTGGCCGAGGAGTACACGTCCACCGTATGGCCGAACGGGATCGTACCGTACTACTTCACGCCGAACACATTCT CACCGAACGAGATCTTCACAATCGAACGCGCCATGCAGGTGTTTCACGCGAAAACGTGCATCCGGTTTGTGCCACGGAGGCTGGAAACGCCGTACTACGTGCAGATCAcgaaccgaccgaccggtTGCTATTCGTTTGTGGGTCGTTCATTAAACAACAGCCGGAACTTGATGAATCTGCAGACGCCCGCGTGTCTAACCGGCGGCACACCGATGCACGAGATGATGCACGTTCTCGGCTTTTTCCACGAG CGGATACATTCTATGAGAGCAATTTAG